The Penaeus vannamei isolate JL-2024 chromosome 39, ASM4276789v1, whole genome shotgun sequence genome includes the window GATACAACTTCGTTGTTtcacatgaaatatataaatacgagAAGTGACTCCAATGAAGACCATTCACTCCGCGAAGAACCAGTTAACCGTAGACGGGCCTTGGAGGGGCGTAGCCACGAAACTCGCGGGACTCGAACGAATCGGAGGAGTCAGGGTAACGAGCCTCTCCCTCGTAGGACACCTCAGGGAGGAATCCTGAGTCTCCTTGGACAGTGAACctgacggtctgcaggcggccgtcggggagctgcacgtagtaggatccctgggtGTCGTGGCCGTCGCGGGCCTCCTGgtggccgaagtcgttgccggagtcgtCGTGGTCCACCTTCCACTCGAAGTTGTAGTGGGCGGGGCCGGATTCCTCAGAGGAGAACTGGGGGAAAAGCCATTATTACTATCCGACATTATTACTATCCCCTTGGGCGATATTCGGTAGTTGGCGGGGCCGGATTCTTCAGAGGAGAACTAGTTGAAGTTAGATCAGTTTCACGTTATTAGTATGCTTCGACAAATTCTAGTTTATCTTTATAAAATTGTCAAAGCATatagcatgtgcatgtgtgtaaagtTGTAGTGGGCGAGGCCGATTTCCTCAGAGGAGAACTAGATGAAATCAGATCATTTTCATGTTATTGATATGCTTCGACAAATTCTAGTTTATCTTTATACAATGGTCAAAGTAGCATATAACGTGCCTGTATGGAAAGATCACCAAGTGATAGGAAAGCATACCTGTGGTGCAGAATAGGAGTATGGTCGCCTATCGGCAGCAGCCACAGCCACCGCGGCCAAAATGAAGAAAACCTGAGAATTTAAAGAACGATGTTTACACTATTTTCAAAGGACTCATTTTTACATGTAAGCTTATCCATGAGGGATTGTTCGCAATATAGAAACACGACACTTACCTTGCTGTTCATTGTCGTGGCGATAGAAGATCGTGTGCTGTTCAGAAGCGAGAATTCCGAATTTATACTCGAGTGTGAGTGAC containing:
- the LOC113803575 gene encoding pro-resilin-like, translated to MNSKVFFILAAVAVAAADRRPYSYSAPQFSSEESGPAHYNFEWKVDHDDSGNDFGHQEARDGHDTQGSYYVQLPDGRLQTVRFTVQGDSGFLPEVSYEGEARYPDSSDSFESREFRGYAPPRPVYG